A single region of the Vibrio cyclitrophicus genome encodes:
- a CDS encoding MSHA biogenesis protein MshK, whose product MVRTLLLSLLLSSSFVWAEQDPTAPLGWLSPQQKTAPAKKAPTRYRLPSLESIVCKGDTPCYAIMNGQILGQGETIRGYRVKNIDPEYVTLQRSSKQWKLEMFSLDVKNN is encoded by the coding sequence GTGGTTAGAACTCTTTTGTTGTCCTTGCTATTGAGTAGTTCCTTTGTGTGGGCTGAGCAAGATCCAACGGCGCCATTAGGTTGGCTTTCACCTCAACAGAAAACTGCGCCTGCTAAGAAAGCACCAACTCGTTATCGCTTACCTTCTTTAGAAAGCATCGTGTGTAAGGGAGATACGCCTTGCTATGCGATTATGAATGGTCAGATTCTCGGACAAGGAGAAACGATCAGAGGGTATCGAGTTAAGAACATTGATCCAGAATACGTCACTCTGCAGAGAAGCTCTAAGCAGTGGAAATTAGAGATGTTCTCTTTAGATGTTAAGAATAATTAA
- the mshL gene encoding pilus (MSHA type) biogenesis protein MshL, which yields MRKLVVAILVSSLVGCSMGHRDPVEIKESLNESINETNSRALHELPSSVQDDLMPQLNSDSMSPGMETVKRFRIQAKGVEARTFFASLVKGTEYSAAIHPSVSGNLTLNLTDVTLDEVLAVAQDMYGYDIEKRGKVIQVYPAGLRTVTIPVDYLQVKRSGRSLTTITTGTISNSDNSSSSSSSSDSNSSNSSNSSNNSNSTSNGGTEIETTSESDFWPQLEAAVAHLIGSGDGQSVVVTPQASVITVRAYPDEIREVREFLGISQKRLQRQVILEAKIMEVTLSDGYQQGISWSNLSKSIGSGGVVIDRPGGTLPPLDAISSLLGGQTNVTISDGSFEAVLSFMDTQGDLNVLSSPRVTAANNQKAVIKVGTDEYYVTDLSSAVGSGDNANVAPEVELTPFFSGISLDVTPQIDDKGSVFLHVHPAVIEVEEEVKELNLGSTTGIVQLPLAKSSIRESDSVIRARDGDVVVIGGLMKSNTTDVTSKVPFLGDIPALGHLFRNTNQLTQKTELVILLKPTIVGVNTWQNELERSRDLLQQWFPDEE from the coding sequence ATGCGTAAACTTGTAGTAGCAATTCTAGTGTCATCTTTAGTCGGCTGTTCTATGGGGCATAGAGATCCTGTAGAAATTAAAGAGTCTTTAAACGAATCAATTAATGAAACCAATAGCAGAGCGCTTCATGAGCTGCCTTCGTCGGTTCAAGATGACCTTATGCCTCAGCTTAATTCTGACTCGATGTCTCCAGGTATGGAAACCGTTAAGCGTTTTCGTATTCAGGCAAAAGGTGTGGAAGCGAGAACCTTTTTTGCCAGCTTAGTGAAAGGTACGGAGTATAGTGCGGCTATTCACCCAAGTGTGTCTGGAAACCTTACGCTTAATCTAACGGACGTGACGTTAGATGAGGTACTGGCTGTTGCTCAAGATATGTATGGCTACGATATTGAAAAGCGTGGCAAAGTGATTCAAGTTTATCCTGCTGGTCTTCGCACCGTAACGATCCCTGTCGATTACTTACAAGTTAAGCGTTCTGGTCGCTCACTCACGACGATCACTACAGGAACGATCTCTAACTCAGATAATAGCTCGTCGAGCTCTTCAAGCTCAGACTCTAACTCGTCGAACTCATCTAATTCTTCAAATAACTCAAATTCAACTTCAAATGGTGGCACTGAGATTGAAACGACCTCTGAAAGTGATTTTTGGCCACAGCTTGAAGCGGCGGTTGCTCACTTAATTGGTTCGGGCGATGGGCAAAGTGTTGTGGTTACCCCACAAGCCAGTGTGATTACGGTACGCGCTTATCCTGATGAAATTCGTGAAGTTCGAGAGTTTTTAGGTATTTCTCAGAAACGTCTGCAACGCCAAGTTATCTTGGAAGCCAAAATCATGGAAGTCACCCTGAGTGATGGTTACCAGCAAGGTATTAGCTGGTCGAATTTATCTAAGTCGATTGGCAGTGGAGGTGTGGTTATTGACCGACCTGGTGGAACATTGCCTCCATTGGATGCAATCAGCTCTTTGTTAGGCGGACAAACCAACGTAACGATTTCAGACGGTAGCTTTGAAGCGGTATTGAGCTTTATGGATACTCAAGGTGATCTCAATGTTCTCTCTAGCCCACGCGTAACGGCTGCAAACAACCAGAAAGCGGTGATCAAGGTTGGTACAGACGAATACTACGTGACGGATTTATCAAGCGCGGTAGGCAGTGGTGACAATGCTAATGTTGCGCCTGAGGTTGAGTTAACGCCGTTTTTCTCTGGTATCTCTTTAGATGTGACCCCTCAGATAGACGATAAAGGCAGCGTGTTCTTACATGTTCACCCTGCCGTTATTGAGGTGGAGGAAGAAGTGAAAGAGCTAAACCTAGGCTCAACAACAGGCATAGTGCAACTTCCTTTGGCGAAAAGCTCTATTCGTGAATCTGACTCAGTGATTCGAGCACGAGACGGTGATGTGGTCGTTATTGGTGGTTTGATGAAATCCAACACCACTGATGTGACGTCTAAAGTTCCATTCCTTGGTGATATTCCAGCCTTAGGTCATTTATTCCGTAATACTAATCAGTTAACGCAAAAAACTGAGCTCGTGATCTTGCTTAAGCCAACGATCGTGGGTGTGAATACTTGGCAAAATGAGTTGGAGCGTTCACGTGATCTTCTTCAGCAGTGGTTCCCTGATGAAGAGTAA
- a CDS encoding ExeA family protein: MYQAHFGFEQLPFTLTPNTDFFYGLAPHFEAIQTVISALEMGEGVIKVTGEVGTGKTMVCRMLVNHLHDCTALIYLPNPVLSGADLRQAVATELGLTVDNEATLVDNIQHKLIELHNSGLRVVAIIDEAQALSDEALETLRLFGNLETEDKKLLQIVLLGQPELDARLEAYHLRQFRQRITFSSTLRPLTLDETVAYIDNRIAKSGGHPELFSLNQKKAICRSSLGIPRLINQLCHKALLLSFSEDKKSIDNQHLFSAMHETYDVCKPKFKTPILWGWN, encoded by the coding sequence ATGTATCAAGCTCACTTTGGTTTTGAACAACTGCCATTTACTTTAACGCCGAATACCGATTTCTTTTATGGTTTAGCGCCTCATTTCGAAGCTATTCAGACGGTAATCTCGGCGTTGGAAATGGGCGAGGGCGTGATTAAGGTGACCGGAGAGGTCGGTACTGGAAAAACCATGGTTTGCCGGATGTTGGTCAATCATCTACATGACTGTACAGCCTTGATTTACTTACCAAACCCTGTGCTATCAGGGGCTGACTTGCGCCAGGCTGTTGCTACAGAACTTGGTTTAACTGTCGATAATGAAGCAACCTTGGTTGATAACATTCAGCATAAGCTCATTGAGTTGCACAATTCTGGTTTAAGAGTGGTGGCCATTATTGATGAAGCTCAGGCTCTATCGGATGAAGCTCTCGAAACATTAAGGTTGTTTGGTAATCTTGAAACGGAAGATAAAAAACTGCTGCAGATTGTCTTATTAGGGCAACCCGAATTGGATGCTCGATTAGAGGCTTACCACCTAAGGCAGTTTCGCCAAAGAATCACATTTAGTTCAACACTAAGACCACTGACTCTCGATGAAACGGTGGCGTATATCGATAATCGAATTGCTAAATCTGGTGGTCATCCTGAGTTGTTCAGCTTGAATCAAAAAAAGGCGATCTGTCGTTCGTCGTTAGGTATCCCTAGATTGATAAACCAACTTTGCCACAAGGCTCTATTGCTTTCGTTTAGTGAAGATAAGAAAAGTATCGACAACCAACATCTGTTTTCAGCCATGCATGAAACGTACGATGTATGTAAGCCTAAATTTAAAACGCCAATACTGTGGGGTTGGAATTAA
- a CDS encoding MSHA biogenesis protein MshN — MSVINNALSELAKKKSATSIEAAVVPKVKTRSPLVWVVTGFTLSLAMGGWAISQGPVIEQSIVEQSISTRDLQVQVSVVDDSNGIQETAQPTSSPTKKLVTLDSASLSTENTVMVKSVQAKPDVSESVVMSAPTETTPAKPLSAPKTIKAENPQPIYVASVTKKEPVAISNEVAISEGSENNGMLIEQVELTSDQLSANAQGRAQKALDANDLTGALKGYTEALRYAPRNEDVRQKLAILYFGKGDTRKAYELYQSGIKLNTNSEKLRLGLSKLLVKANQAEAALSPLVHLPPNPTKDYLAMRAALSQKSQQEEIALESYKKLVDVDSDNARWWLGLAIQQERQLDFTAAKASYQGALTRVGISSQSQNFVRDRLKILDALEESDDAN, encoded by the coding sequence ATGAGCGTCATTAACAACGCCTTGTCTGAATTGGCAAAGAAAAAATCAGCGACTTCGATTGAAGCAGCAGTGGTACCCAAAGTAAAAACGCGTTCCCCACTAGTTTGGGTTGTTACGGGGTTTACTTTGAGCTTAGCGATGGGAGGCTGGGCGATATCGCAAGGTCCAGTGATTGAGCAGTCTATTGTTGAACAGTCAATCTCAACTCGAGATTTACAGGTTCAAGTCTCTGTCGTTGATGATTCAAATGGCATTCAGGAAACCGCTCAACCTACCTCATCGCCAACCAAGAAATTAGTGACGCTAGACTCTGCAAGCCTTTCAACAGAAAACACAGTAATGGTAAAAAGCGTTCAAGCTAAGCCCGATGTTTCCGAATCAGTTGTTATGTCTGCCCCAACAGAAACAACACCAGCTAAACCTCTAAGCGCGCCTAAAACGATTAAGGCTGAAAATCCCCAACCGATTTACGTTGCTAGTGTGACAAAAAAAGAGCCTGTTGCTATCTCTAATGAAGTCGCAATTTCTGAAGGTTCAGAAAATAACGGAATGTTGATTGAACAGGTGGAGCTAACGTCTGATCAACTATCAGCCAATGCACAAGGTCGTGCTCAGAAAGCGCTTGATGCGAACGATCTTACTGGTGCGTTGAAAGGTTATACAGAAGCACTTCGATATGCCCCTAGAAATGAGGACGTTCGCCAGAAACTCGCGATTCTCTATTTTGGGAAAGGTGACACTCGTAAGGCTTACGAACTTTATCAATCAGGTATCAAACTTAATACCAATAGTGAAAAGCTGCGACTGGGTTTATCAAAACTGCTAGTCAAAGCAAATCAAGCAGAAGCCGCATTGAGCCCATTAGTCCATTTACCGCCAAACCCAACCAAAGATTATCTAGCCATGCGTGCGGCGTTGAGCCAAAAATCGCAGCAAGAAGAGATTGCATTAGAGAGCTACAAAAAGTTGGTCGATGTTGATTCTGATAATGCACGCTGGTGGCTAGGTCTGGCGATTCAGCAAGAACGACAGCTTGATTTCACTGCCGCTAAAGCATCATACCAAGGTGCCTTAACCAGAGTTGGAATCTCATCTCAATCGCAAAACTTTGTGCGTGACCGGTTAAAAATACTCGATGCCTTAGAGGAGAGTGACGATGCAAATTAG
- the tadA gene encoding Flp pilus assembly complex ATPase component TadA translates to MQIRLRKRLGDLLVEEGIITEAQVEQALAAQKSTGRKLGDALIELGFLSEQQMLSFLSQQLAIPLIDLSRAVVDVEAVQLLPEVHARRLRALVIGRQGDTLRVAMSDPADLFAQESLLGQLGDYALEFVVAQERQLVDGFDRYYRRTKEIASFAEQLHAEHQVNDAFDFDIAGEDSDEVTVVKLINSLFEDAIQVGASDIHIEPDSNVLRLRQRIDGVLHETLLNEVNIASALVLRLKLMANLDISEKRLPQDGRFNIRAKGQSVDIRMSTMPVQHGESVVMRLLNQSAGLRKLEASGIPSDLLVRLRKQLRRPHGMILVTGPTGSGKTTTLYGALSELNEPGKKIITAEDPVEYRLPRVNQVQVNPKINLDFSTILRTFLRQDPDIILIGEMRDHETVEIGLRAALTGHLVLSTLHTNDAVDSALRMMDMGAPGYLVASAVRAVVAQRLVRKVCTDCKVEDELDEPRKQWLSVRFPNQVGVPFMKGRGCQNCNLTGYRGRIGVFEMLELEQNMMDALRANDAVGFAQTARQSDNYKPLLASAMELALQGVVSLDEIMHLGEGDASGATDPIYL, encoded by the coding sequence ATGCAAATTAGATTAAGAAAGCGATTGGGTGATTTGCTTGTAGAAGAAGGCATTATTACCGAGGCTCAAGTAGAACAAGCTCTAGCCGCTCAGAAAAGTACCGGCCGTAAGCTAGGTGATGCGCTGATTGAGCTTGGCTTCTTATCTGAGCAGCAAATGCTGAGCTTTCTATCGCAACAGCTTGCTATTCCTCTTATTGATTTAAGCCGAGCAGTTGTCGATGTTGAAGCGGTGCAGCTTTTACCTGAAGTACATGCTCGTCGTCTTCGTGCTTTGGTGATTGGTCGCCAAGGCGATACCTTGCGTGTTGCAATGAGTGATCCTGCCGATCTGTTTGCTCAGGAATCATTACTTGGCCAATTAGGCGATTACGCACTTGAATTTGTCGTCGCTCAAGAGAGACAGTTAGTCGATGGTTTTGACCGTTATTACCGTCGAACCAAAGAGATCGCCTCTTTTGCCGAGCAGCTGCATGCCGAGCACCAAGTTAATGATGCCTTTGATTTTGATATCGCAGGTGAAGACAGCGACGAAGTTACGGTTGTTAAACTTATCAATTCGTTGTTTGAAGATGCCATTCAAGTCGGCGCTTCCGATATCCATATCGAACCAGACTCCAATGTTCTGCGTTTGCGTCAGCGTATTGATGGTGTGCTGCATGAAACCTTGCTAAATGAAGTGAATATTGCTTCTGCACTTGTACTGCGATTAAAGCTGATGGCAAACCTCGATATCTCAGAGAAACGTCTGCCTCAAGATGGTCGCTTTAATATCCGTGCTAAAGGTCAGTCAGTTGATATTCGTATGTCTACCATGCCGGTGCAGCACGGTGAGTCTGTGGTGATGCGTCTGCTTAACCAATCAGCCGGTTTACGTAAATTAGAAGCGTCGGGTATACCGAGCGATCTGCTGGTTCGTCTGCGCAAACAACTGCGCCGCCCACATGGAATGATCTTGGTTACTGGGCCTACAGGTTCAGGTAAAACCACTACTTTGTACGGTGCGTTAAGTGAATTGAACGAACCGGGTAAGAAAATTATTACAGCGGAAGACCCGGTGGAATACCGACTTCCTCGTGTTAACCAAGTTCAGGTAAACCCTAAGATCAACCTCGATTTCTCTACTATCTTGAGAACCTTTCTGCGTCAGGATCCCGATATCATCCTTATTGGTGAGATGCGTGACCACGAAACGGTTGAAATTGGCCTAAGGGCGGCACTGACGGGTCACTTAGTATTAAGTACGCTCCATACCAACGATGCAGTAGATAGTGCACTGCGTATGATGGATATGGGCGCTCCAGGTTACTTGGTCGCGAGCGCAGTTCGAGCGGTAGTCGCTCAGCGATTGGTTCGTAAAGTATGTACTGACTGTAAAGTTGAAGATGAGCTAGATGAACCTCGCAAACAATGGTTGAGCGTTCGCTTCCCAAATCAGGTAGGCGTGCCATTTATGAAAGGGCGTGGTTGCCAGAACTGTAACTTAACCGGCTACCGTGGGCGTATTGGTGTTTTTGAAATGCTAGAGCTAGAGCAAAACATGATGGATGCACTGAGAGCGAATGATGCGGTTGGTTTTGCCCAAACAGCCAGACAGTCTGACAATTACAAACCGTTATTGGCTTCTGCAATGGAACTGGCTTTGCAAGGTGTTGTGAGCCTCGATGAGATCATGCATCTTGGTGAAGGTGACGCCTCCGGTGCAACCGATCCAATTTATCTGTAA
- a CDS encoding type II secretion system F family protein, with amino-acid sequence MPTYRYVGRSSDGSQVSGQLDANNEDLAAESLMNKGIIPTSIKLGKSGDSVLDMDVSSLFSPNVPLEILVLFCRQLYSLTKAGVPLLRSMKGLTQNCENKQLKAALEEVVAELTNGRGLAASMQMHPKVFSSLFVSMISVGENTGRLDQALLQLAGYYEQEVETRKRIKTAMRYPTFVISFILIAMFILNIKVIPQFSSMFARFGVDLPLPTRILIGMSEFFVNYWGLMLGVIFGLIFAFKAWVKTDKGLEKWDRLRLKIPIIGGVVNRALLSRFSRTFALMLKAGVPLNQSLALSAEALDNRFLELRVQAMKSAIEAGSTVSSTAINSEIFTPLVIQMISVGEETGRIDELLLEVADFYDREVDYDLKTLTARIEPILLTIVAGMVLILALGIFLPMWGMLDAIKG; translated from the coding sequence ATGCCAACGTATCGTTATGTAGGTCGCAGCTCTGATGGTAGCCAAGTAAGTGGGCAATTAGACGCGAATAACGAAGATCTTGCGGCTGAAAGCTTGATGAACAAAGGGATCATTCCAACCTCTATCAAACTGGGTAAAAGTGGTGACTCAGTCTTAGATATGGATGTGTCGAGTTTGTTCTCGCCGAATGTTCCGCTTGAAATCTTAGTTCTATTTTGTCGACAGCTATACAGCCTAACCAAAGCTGGCGTGCCGCTTCTGAGGTCGATGAAAGGTCTGACTCAAAATTGTGAGAATAAGCAGTTGAAAGCAGCCTTAGAAGAAGTGGTTGCTGAGCTAACCAATGGCCGTGGGTTAGCGGCATCTATGCAGATGCATCCTAAGGTATTTAGCTCGTTGTTTGTATCGATGATCAGCGTTGGTGAAAACACAGGTCGTCTAGATCAGGCTTTGCTGCAATTAGCTGGATACTACGAACAGGAAGTTGAGACTCGTAAACGAATCAAGACGGCGATGCGTTATCCAACGTTCGTGATCAGCTTTATTTTGATTGCGATGTTCATTCTTAACATCAAGGTTATTCCACAGTTCTCAAGCATGTTTGCGCGCTTTGGTGTCGACTTGCCGCTCCCAACTCGTATCTTGATTGGTATGTCTGAGTTCTTTGTGAATTATTGGGGCTTAATGCTTGGTGTGATCTTTGGTCTTATCTTTGCTTTTAAAGCCTGGGTTAAGACAGATAAAGGCTTGGAAAAGTGGGATCGATTACGCTTAAAAATACCTATAATTGGTGGCGTTGTTAACCGAGCTTTACTGTCTCGTTTCTCACGTACATTCGCGTTGATGCTAAAAGCCGGTGTGCCACTGAACCAGTCGCTAGCGCTATCGGCGGAAGCCTTAGATAACCGTTTTCTTGAGTTGCGAGTTCAAGCGATGAAGTCGGCCATTGAAGCTGGTAGCACGGTTTCGTCGACCGCGATTAACAGCGAAATTTTCACACCGCTGGTGATACAAATGATCTCTGTCGGTGAAGAGACGGGCCGTATTGATGAGCTATTGCTTGAAGTGGCCGATTTTTATGACCGCGAAGTCGATTATGATCTGAAAACTTTAACCGCCAGAATTGAACCCATTTTGTTAACCATCGTTGCGGGTATGGTGCTGATTTTAGCGCTAGGTATTTTCTTGCCGATGTGGGGAATGTTGGATGCAATTAAAGGTTAG
- a CDS encoding MSHA biogenesis protein MshF produces MLNNLQRSRFVIWTVVILFLIVGVLSAFKTVEDEATNTAFIVASKRILEQANLFKQQYLLSGAGQEEGSEPPKIYSRTGWVMPILGTKRDCNYWLDQLYPQRGILGLSSPSVEDKSDNIHFHCSYHYTDKYQVDILLEKERFSVRANILAL; encoded by the coding sequence ATGCTAAATAACCTACAACGCTCACGTTTTGTTATTTGGACTGTGGTTATTCTTTTTCTTATTGTTGGTGTGCTTTCGGCATTCAAAACTGTAGAAGATGAAGCGACTAACACGGCATTTATCGTCGCGAGCAAGCGGATTTTAGAGCAAGCCAATTTATTCAAACAACAGTATTTGCTATCGGGTGCTGGGCAAGAAGAAGGCTCGGAACCCCCAAAGATCTACAGCAGAACTGGATGGGTAATGCCTATCCTAGGTACGAAGCGAGACTGTAACTATTGGCTGGATCAATTATATCCTCAAAGGGGCATTTTAGGACTAAGTTCTCCAAGTGTTGAGGATAAAAGTGATAACATACACTTTCACTGTAGTTATCATTATACTGATAAATATCAGGTAGATATATTACTCGAAAAGGAAAGGTTTAGTGTAAGAGCCAATATTTTGGCTTTGTGA
- a CDS encoding prepilin-type N-terminal cleavage/methylation domain-containing protein, with product MLKNQKGFSLVELVIVIVVVGLLAVAALPRFLDVTDEAKKSSIEGVAGGFATAVLSARAQWEAEARPSEKIGVETYNTVNYDGVDFWLTRSKNSNNVDTDFRDGYPWTLNNDSGTAPQDISDETCSELMENLLQNPPKIGAVSDVDNDSNYKYSAQANSGDATCTYVQLEGSTEHEFVYEIKTGRVTVTLQ from the coding sequence ATGCTTAAGAATCAAAAGGGTTTCTCCCTTGTCGAATTAGTCATAGTGATCGTGGTTGTTGGTTTATTGGCGGTTGCCGCCCTACCTCGCTTTTTAGATGTGACAGATGAAGCCAAGAAATCAAGCATTGAAGGCGTTGCTGGTGGTTTTGCGACAGCAGTACTCTCGGCAAGAGCACAGTGGGAAGCAGAAGCTAGGCCATCAGAGAAGATAGGTGTTGAAACATACAATACTGTAAATTATGATGGTGTTGATTTTTGGTTAACGAGATCAAAGAACAGTAACAACGTCGATACTGATTTTCGAGACGGCTATCCGTGGACTCTGAATAACGATTCTGGCACTGCGCCACAAGATATTTCAGATGAAACATGCTCTGAGTTGATGGAAAACTTGCTGCAAAATCCACCTAAAATAGGTGCGGTTTCAGATGTCGATAATGACTCAAATTACAAATATTCAGCGCAAGCGAATTCAGGTGATGCAACGTGTACTTACGTTCAATTAGAAGGCAGTACCGAGCACGAATTTGTTTACGAAATTAAAACTGGTCGTGTGACCGTAACTTTGCAGTAA
- a CDS encoding type II secretion system protein — protein sequence MKRQGGFTLIELVVVIVILGILAVTAAPRFLNLQDDARTATLEGLRGAVAGAMGISYGKAAINGIEATTYTAFTDTDNPGTVVEGIAHSFGYPVAVNDETANQGGIMQTLDVSNEFVVLDSSEDDATDPTNTTIDIGIDGYTVQCVQYTAAIDANTPATVLIVDGADGNCGL from the coding sequence ATGAAAAGACAAGGCGGTTTCACCCTAATCGAACTAGTGGTTGTAATTGTTATTCTAGGTATTCTTGCTGTAACTGCGGCACCACGTTTCTTGAACCTGCAAGATGATGCTCGCACTGCAACATTAGAGGGCTTACGTGGGGCTGTAGCAGGAGCCATGGGGATCTCTTATGGTAAAGCGGCAATCAACGGCATTGAAGCTACAACATATACCGCTTTTACTGATACTGATAATCCAGGTACTGTAGTTGAAGGTATAGCACATAGTTTTGGTTATCCTGTTGCGGTTAACGATGAAACTGCTAACCAAGGCGGTATCATGCAAACCTTAGATGTATCAAATGAGTTCGTGGTTTTAGATAGCTCTGAAGATGATGCAACTGACCCTACAAATACTACTATTGACATTGGTATAGACGGATACACTGTGCAATGTGTTCAGTATACAGCAGCTATTGATGCGAATACGCCTGCGACTGTATTGATTGTTGATGGTGCTGATGGAAACTGTGGCTTATAA
- a CDS encoding prepilin-type N-terminal cleavage/methylation domain-containing protein, translating into MDNSPIPKGFTLVELIIVIIILGIISTFAASRFTGTSSYSTFTAQEQAISVIRQIQVNRMQSNVSAANDSFRLAINGDCLGSVTACSLNLSNSTQKSQADARSDYVRESDISFSSPNTIVEFDLLGNPSVSAGVSITINSTTTSNSAQVCINSQGYVREGACL; encoded by the coding sequence ATGGATAACAGCCCCATACCCAAAGGCTTTACTCTGGTAGAGCTGATCATCGTTATCATTATCCTCGGTATTATTTCAACTTTTGCCGCGAGCCGCTTCACTGGTACCTCTAGCTATTCCACTTTTACTGCACAAGAGCAAGCCATCTCCGTAATTCGCCAAATTCAAGTCAATCGAATGCAATCGAATGTTTCCGCTGCTAATGATAGCTTTCGCCTTGCTATTAATGGTGACTGTTTAGGTTCAGTAACCGCTTGCAGTTTAAATTTATCGAACAGCACTCAGAAATCACAAGCTGATGCACGTAGTGATTATGTTCGTGAATCAGATATTTCATTTTCTTCTCCGAATACCATTGTCGAATTTGACTTATTAGGGAACCCTTCAGTGAGCGCTGGAGTTAGCATCACGATTAACTCAACCACTACTAGCAATAGCGCTCAGGTGTGTATCAATTCTCAAGGTTATGTGCGTGAAGGGGCGTGTCTATGA
- a CDS encoding type II secretion system protein, with product MIRVRGFTLIESIIVIIVLGIAMVTISSFLAPQVASSADPQYQNRSVALGQSLMNQILARGFDEHSDFDGGLIRCGDAGAATCSAPNELGVDGSEAAPAAFNDVDDYIGCWYTDTTESACVSSTKYPLANILDENIEDSYVNFRVEVLVFYDQNMDGLNDNITGTMKRVELQIFGGNNRYSLVAYKGNY from the coding sequence ATGATTCGCGTACGTGGTTTTACTCTCATAGAGAGCATTATTGTGATTATCGTACTGGGTATTGCGATGGTCACAATTAGCAGTTTTTTAGCACCTCAAGTGGCAAGTTCGGCCGACCCACAATATCAAAACCGCTCCGTAGCCTTAGGTCAAAGTTTGATGAACCAAATATTGGCACGTGGTTTTGATGAACACAGTGATTTTGATGGTGGTTTGATTCGCTGTGGCGATGCGGGAGCAGCGACTTGTTCTGCACCCAATGAACTGGGAGTGGATGGTTCAGAGGCTGCGCCCGCTGCTTTTAATGATGTCGATGACTATATTGGTTGTTGGTATACCGATACCACTGAGTCAGCTTGTGTATCATCGACGAAGTATCCGCTTGCTAATATCCTAGATGAAAATATCGAAGACAGTTATGTCAATTTCCGTGTTGAGGTCTTGGTGTTTTATGACCAAAACATGGATGGGCTTAACGACAATATAACTGGAACGATGAAGCGCGTTGAATTACAGATCTTTGGTGGTAACAACCGTTATAGCTTGGTTGCTTACAAGGGGAACTACTAA
- a CDS encoding prepilin-type N-terminal cleavage/methylation domain-containing protein has translation MKQRGFTLIEMIVTIVVVAVIGLAIAGFVEYGMKGYVETIDRQKVQVKGQFVVEKMSREISHATPNSFDSSIIPASASSYAQKCLVFYAIKYSGFYHFDEATNDLNFIIGQDSPTFSADDFLIINPTNNSEFGEDSIKRISVSGLASINNVFTASSVSLSSQSIAQRHYIYDGSNPVSYCLVNDTVQNQGLIQRNGVTVADSINYAQSNFRYEDPSLQRGGVIHIDLVLEQNSEVSVYQQDVQVLNAP, from the coding sequence ATGAAACAACGTGGTTTTACTTTGATAGAGATGATCGTAACCATTGTTGTGGTTGCCGTCATTGGCCTCGCAATTGCCGGTTTTGTTGAATATGGAATGAAAGGCTATGTTGAGACTATCGATCGTCAAAAAGTACAAGTAAAAGGTCAATTTGTTGTTGAAAAAATGTCGCGAGAGATAAGCCATGCGACTCCCAATAGTTTTGATTCGAGTATTATTCCAGCGTCGGCTTCGTCCTATGCTCAAAAATGTCTAGTATTCTATGCTATTAAATATTCAGGTTTTTATCACTTTGATGAAGCGACAAACGATTTGAATTTCATAATTGGACAAGACTCTCCAACATTCAGCGCAGACGATTTCCTAATTATTAACCCAACCAATAACTCCGAGTTTGGAGAGGATTCCATTAAGCGGATTTCAGTCTCTGGTTTAGCTTCGATAAATAATGTGTTCACCGCTTCTTCGGTAAGTTTGAGTAGTCAGTCAATTGCTCAACGCCATTATATTTATGATGGTAGTAACCCGGTGAGTTATTGTTTAGTGAATGATACTGTTCAGAATCAAGGCCTAATCCAACGAAATGGAGTCACCGTTGCGGATAGCATTAATTATGCTCAAAGTAACTTCCGCTATGAAGATCCAAGCTTACAAAGAGGTGGTGTAATTCACATCGATCTTGTGCTCGAGCAAAACAGTGAAGTAAGTGTTTACCAACAAGATGTGCAGGTACTCAATGCGCCATAG